The following coding sequences lie in one Musa acuminata AAA Group cultivar baxijiao chromosome BXJ3-1, Cavendish_Baxijiao_AAA, whole genome shotgun sequence genomic window:
- the LOC103973918 gene encoding uncharacterized protein LOC103973918 — translation MGKIRTLAAILSILFVLVASVASSRLLLDDDKVSPSPTPNPVTSTKNNLSKSSQKPPANPSNSADPGSSTYPPPINSTPGEQTKKNNGPGGNPNNSTTRTDTTSKEDPAKSGSPTSQSKEDKEESGRPTKPEINSVVKETCDSQSTRCSYEKLVACLRRSENDSKNLSLLVQNTGDDALSVKIWGTPALHIDIDMVALLKNSSKKIYLPSNDWNVTEIVLSAGKGHCTIHIATSVPDWNLFQQFPSYATRLTPIYGAYFLLVAVVLVGGTWACCRFRKRGKRDDSGIPYQQLEMGVQPQSGSAVDSNAVDGWDDWDEDWDDEAATKPSEKHTSTSVSSNGLTSRTPKKDGWDADWDD, via the exons ATGGGGAAGATCCGAACTTTGGCGGCGATCCTGTCAATTCTCTTCGTTTTGGTTGCATCTGTTGCTTCATCTCGTCTTCTACTCGACGATGACAAG GTTTCACCATCTCCGACTCCAAATCCGGTTACTTCAACAAAAAACAATCTTTCTAAATCGAGCCAGAAGCCTCCAGCAAACCCTAGCAACTCAGCTGATCCTGGTAGTTCTACATATCCACCACCTATCAATTCTACTCCCGGAGAGCAAACCAAGAAAAATAATGGTCCCGGAGGAAATCCAAATAATTCTACAACTCGTACTGATACAACAAGCAAGGAAGATCCTGCTAAATCTGGAAGCCCTACCTCTCAAAGCAAAGAGGACAAAGAGGAAAGTGGGAGGCCGACTAAGCCGGAAATTAATTCTGTGGTGAAGGAAACATGCGATTCACAATCTACTCGATGCTCTTATGAAAAGTTGGTTGCTTGTCTTCGTCGTTCTGAAAATG ATTCAAAGAATTTGTCTCTTTTAGTCCAGAATACTGGGGatgatgctctaagtgtgaaaatTTGGGGAACACCTGCTTTGCATATTGATATTGATATGGTAGCCCTACTCAAAAACAGCTCCAAGAAG ATCTATCTTCCAAGTAACGATTGGAATGTCACAGAGATTGTCCTAAGTGCAGGAAAAGGGCATTGCACTATTCACATTGCAACATCTGTACCTGACTGGAACTTATTCCAGCAATTCCCTAGTTATGCAACCCGTCTGACCCCAATTTATGGGGCTTACTTTTTGCTTGTTGCCGTGGTTCTTGTTGGTGGAACATGGGCTTGTTGCAGATTTAGGAAGAGAGGAAAGAGGGATGATTCTGGAATCCCATACCAGCAACTTGAAATGGGAGTGCAGCCACAGTCCGGTTCAGCAGTTGACTCAAATGCTGTGGATGGTTGGGATGACTGGGATGAGGATTGGGATGATGAAGCAGCGACAAAGCCTTCAGAGAAACACACTTCTACCAGTGTGTCCTCAAATGGTCTCACTTCAAGGACTCCAAAGAAAGATGGCTGGGATGCCGATTGGGATGACTAG